A DNA window from Amycolatopsis sp. DSM 110486 contains the following coding sequences:
- a CDS encoding ABC transporter permease, with amino-acid sequence MTQTLSRETEGTQILATPARSALSLAVSDYRVLIGRNIKHITRNPEMLIQAVSLPIVLLLLFRFMFGGAINLPGMNYIDYLIPGLIVISVGFNSTSTVVGVSADLTNGLVERFRSMPMAGSAVLVGHVVSGVLRSMLSLVVMVAVGLAIGFRPGGGVLGWLGAVGLLVLFATGVFWLATLLGSIAKTVEGASGLGMILVFVPYATSALVPTASMPSVLRVIVDNQPVTVLIDAARHLMNGSALGATGWLALAWWIPITVLAAVLTVRKFHQRATV; translated from the coding sequence ATGACCCAGACCCTGTCGAGGGAGACGGAGGGGACCCAGATCCTCGCCACTCCCGCCCGTTCGGCGCTCTCGCTCGCGGTGTCCGACTACCGGGTGCTGATCGGGCGCAACATCAAGCACATCACCCGCAACCCGGAGATGCTGATCCAGGCGGTTTCGCTGCCGATCGTGCTGCTCCTGCTGTTCCGCTTCATGTTCGGCGGCGCGATCAACCTGCCCGGCATGAACTACATCGACTACCTGATTCCGGGCCTGATCGTGATCAGCGTCGGCTTCAACTCCACGTCCACTGTGGTCGGTGTGTCCGCCGACCTCACCAACGGCCTCGTCGAACGCTTCCGCTCCATGCCGATGGCAGGCTCGGCCGTGCTGGTCGGCCACGTGGTGTCGGGTGTGCTGCGCAGCATGCTCTCGCTCGTGGTGATGGTGGCCGTCGGACTCGCCATCGGCTTCCGCCCCGGCGGCGGCGTCCTCGGTTGGCTCGGCGCGGTCGGCCTGCTGGTGCTCTTCGCGACCGGCGTGTTCTGGCTGGCCACCCTGCTCGGCTCGATCGCCAAGACGGTGGAAGGCGCGAGCGGCCTGGGTATGATCCTGGTCTTCGTGCCCTACGCCACCAGCGCCTTGGTTCCGACGGCGTCGATGCCGAGCGTCCTGCGGGTCATCGTCGACAACCAGCCGGTGACGGTCCTGATCGACGCCGCCCGACACCTGATGAACGGCTCCGCGCTCGGCGCCACGGGCTGGCTCGCGCTGGCCTGGTGGATCCCGATCACGGTGCTCGCGGCGGTCCTGACGGTGCGCAAGTTCCACCAGCGCGCGACGGTCTGA
- a CDS encoding ATP-binding cassette domain-containing protein, translating to MVTGYAIEARGLRKSYGDVDVLEGVDLSVERGTMFALLGPNGAGKTTTVRILSTLLKADGGTVTVNGHDLDGPKRKVREQIGLTGQDTAVDELLTGRENLEMMARLFHLSTADAKARATELLAQFDLVDASTRQVKTYSGGMRRRLDLAISLITSPPVLFLDEPTTGLDPRSRSAMWDAIRQLLDGGTTILLTTQYLEEADQLADRIAVIDKGRVVAEGTAAELKRRVGTERLKLTFATPVEAERAHTVVEGVLLDTTVSIAIDNPAQVRRVLNQVADAGLETTGLELSEPTLDDVFHTLTSTAGEK from the coding sequence ATGGTCACCGGCTACGCAATAGAAGCACGGGGGCTGCGCAAGTCCTATGGCGACGTCGACGTGCTGGAGGGCGTCGACCTCAGCGTGGAGCGGGGCACGATGTTCGCGCTCCTGGGCCCCAACGGCGCCGGCAAGACCACGACCGTGCGGATCCTCAGCACGCTCCTGAAGGCCGACGGCGGCACGGTGACCGTCAACGGCCACGACCTCGACGGCCCCAAGCGCAAGGTGCGCGAGCAGATCGGCTTGACCGGCCAGGACACCGCGGTCGACGAGCTGCTCACCGGGCGCGAGAACCTCGAGATGATGGCCCGGCTGTTCCACCTCTCGACTGCTGACGCGAAGGCGCGCGCCACGGAGCTGCTCGCGCAGTTCGACCTCGTGGACGCGTCGACGCGGCAGGTCAAGACGTACTCCGGTGGCATGCGCCGCCGGCTGGACCTCGCGATCAGCCTCATCACGTCGCCGCCGGTGCTGTTCCTCGACGAGCCGACCACTGGGCTCGACCCGCGCAGCCGCTCGGCGATGTGGGACGCGATCCGGCAGCTGCTCGACGGCGGTACCACGATCCTGCTCACCACCCAGTACCTCGAGGAAGCCGACCAGCTCGCCGACCGCATCGCCGTGATCGACAAGGGCCGTGTGGTCGCCGAGGGCACCGCGGCCGAGCTCAAGCGCCGCGTCGGCACCGAACGCCTCAAGCTCACCTTCGCCACCCCCGTGGAGGCGGAACGCGCGCACACCGTCGTCGAGGGCGTGCTGCTCGACACGACGGTGAGCATCGCGATCGACAACCCCGCGCAGGTCCGGCGGGTGCTCAACCAGGTTGCCGACGCGGGCCTCGAGACCACCGGTCTCGAGCTCTCCGAGCCGACCCTCGACGACGTCTTCCACACCCTGACCTCAACCGCGGGAGAGAAGTGA